The genomic DNA GGTGCGGATCAGCCGCCAAATATTGTGCGGGCCGCGCATGCTACAGCTTCCAACCGGAATGCAGACACGCGATCCCGAGGCTTAGGTTGCGAAACTTCGAATTGTCAAAACCCGCGTCCTCAATCATGCCTAGGAACGTGTCCTGATCAGGAAATTTACGAATAGATTCAACCAGATATTGATAGCTGTCCCGATCACCTGTAATCAATTTACCCATCGCAGGAATCGCATTGAACGAATAGACATCATACATCTTTTGCAGCATGTCGTTAGGAATCTGGCTAAATTCCAGCACCATCAATCGCCCACCGGGTTTCAACACGCGGTACGCCTCACGCAATGCGTCTTGCGGGCGCGTGACGTTGCGAATGCCAAAACTGATTGTGTAAACGTCGAACGTGTTATCCTCAAACGGCAGCGCCATCGCGTCGCCTACAATCCAGTCGAGCGAACTCTCTAATTGTGCCGCGTCAGCCCGCTTGCGGCCTTCGATCAACATCGGTTCCGTAAGGTCCAGCACCGTCGCATGACCAATTTTGGCACGTTTCAGGAACCGGAACGCCACGTCGCCCGTTCCACCCGCCACATCCAACAGCTTTTGCCCCGAGCGCGGTGCCAGCCAATCCATCATCGCATCTTTCCAGATGCGGTGGATGCCAAGGCTCATCGCGTCGTTCATCACGTCATATTTGCTGGCGACACTCGAAAAAACGCCACGCACAAGCTCTGCTTTGTCGCCTTCTGGCACGGTTTCAAAACCGAAATGGGTCGTCCGATCGTTCGTCATATCGTGGCACCTTGCGCAGTTTAGTTGGCAGATATAGCGTCCCACCTTCAGATACAAATAGCCAAATCAGCGCAAGGGGTGGCGGCATATGCCCGAACTACCAGAAGTCGAAACCGTGCGGCGTGGGCTCATCCCGTCGATGCAAGGTCACGTGATCATGCGCGCTGACGTCAATCGCCCTGATTTGCGCTGGCCGTTCCCTGACAACATGGCGGCGCGTCTGACGGGCGCAAAAGTTACCGCGCTGCGTCGCCGTTCCAAATACGTCCTCGCTGATCTGGACCGCGGCGAAACTTTAATTATCCACCTTGGGATGTCTGGGCGCATGACCGTGTCTGGTGATCCGTTGGGTCAATTTCACCACGACCATCCCGCAGCTGCAAAGCACGACCATGTGGTGTTTCACATGGCAAACGGGGCCCGCGTGACATTTAACGACGCGCGGCGGTTCGGCGCGATGGACCTCACGCAGACCGACACGTTGGACGATCATTGGCTCATCAAGCCTATCGGCCCTGAACCGCTGGGGAACACGTTCGACGAAACCTACCTGATAAAGGCGCTCGCGACCCGCAACACACCGATCAAGACGGCGCTGCTGGATCAGCACGTCGTCGCTGGCTTGGGTAATATCTACGTCTGCGAAGTCCTGTTTCGCGCCCGGATCAATCCAACGCGAAAGGCGAAAGACCTGTCCAAGAAACGCGTCGCGTCCCTTGTGCCGATCATTCGCGATGTCCTGACCGAAGCCATTGCCGCAGGGGGCTCATCGCTCAAGGATTATCGCCAAGCGGATGGCGAACTTGGCTATTTCCAAAAGGCGTTTCAGGCTTACGACCGCGAAGGTCATATCTGCCAAACGCCCGAATGTACCGGATCGATTGCCCGCATTGTGCAATCTGGCCGATCGACATTCTATTGCCCTACATGTCAAAGATAGCTTGCCCTTGCGCCACGCTTTGATAACCCTGAGCGTTCATAAACGAGTCCGGAGCATCCCCAAATGGCCTACGAAACAATCATTGTTGATATTGCCGACGGCGTCGCGCTGATTACTCTGAACCGCCCCAATGCCCTCAACGCGTTGAATTCGCAGCTTTTAGGTGAACTGGCGACAGCCGTTGAAAAAGCCGACGTGTCCGACAAGGTGCGCTGCATCGTGTTGACCGGATCAGACAAGGCCTTTGCTGCGGGTGCGGATATCAAAGAAATGGCGGACAAAACGTTCGTCGAAATGTACCGTGAGAACTTTTTTGGCGCAGAAACCGACCGTTTCATCAAGACCCGTAAGCCAATTATCGCCGCAGTGTCCGGCTATGTCCTTGGGGGTGGATGCGAACTGGCGATGATGTGCGATTTTATTATCGCGTCTGACACTGCAAAGTTCGGCCA from Octadecabacter antarcticus 307 includes the following:
- the ubiE gene encoding bifunctional demethylmenaquinone methyltransferase/2-methoxy-6-polyprenyl-1,4-benzoquinol methylase UbiE: MTNDRTTHFGFETVPEGDKAELVRGVFSSVASKYDVMNDAMSLGIHRIWKDAMMDWLAPRSGQKLLDVAGGTGDVAFRFLKRAKIGHATVLDLTEPMLIEGRKRADAAQLESSLDWIVGDAMALPFEDNTFDVYTISFGIRNVTRPQDALREAYRVLKPGGRLMVLEFSQIPNDMLQKMYDVYSFNAIPAMGKLITGDRDSYQYLVESIRKFPDQDTFLGMIEDAGFDNSKFRNLSLGIACLHSGWKL
- the mutM gene encoding bifunctional DNA-formamidopyrimidine glycosylase/DNA-(apurinic or apyrimidinic site) lyase; the protein is MPELPEVETVRRGLIPSMQGHVIMRADVNRPDLRWPFPDNMAARLTGAKVTALRRRSKYVLADLDRGETLIIHLGMSGRMTVSGDPLGQFHHDHPAAAKHDHVVFHMANGARVTFNDARRFGAMDLTQTDTLDDHWLIKPIGPEPLGNTFDETYLIKALATRNTPIKTALLDQHVVAGLGNIYVCEVLFRARINPTRKAKDLSKKRVASLVPIIRDVLTEAIAAGGSSLKDYRQADGELGYFQKAFQAYDREGHICQTPECTGSIARIVQSGRSTFYCPTCQR
- a CDS encoding enoyl-CoA hydratase, which produces MAYETIIVDIADGVALITLNRPNALNALNSQLLGELATAVEKADVSDKVRCIVLTGSDKAFAAGADIKEMADKTFVEMYRENFFGAETDRFIKTRKPIIAAVSGYVLGGGCELAMMCDFIIASDTAKFGQPEINLGVMAGLGGTQRLTRFVGKSKSMEMHLTGRFMNAEEAERSGLVSRVVPVKKLKEEAMCAANKIAEKSRLATMAVKDAVNRAYETTMAEGINYERRLFQSLFATEDQTEGMASYVEKREPQFRDK